From Spartinivicinus ruber, the proteins below share one genomic window:
- the dapB gene encoding 4-hydroxy-tetrahydrodipicolinate reductase, with protein sequence MTRVGIVGVSGRMGKALVEACQNDQQVELGLAVQRAGSSLIGVDVGELAGVGKAGLVVVDSLVEQIDQVDVVIDFTRPDFTLANLEACKAHNKPIVIGTTGFSEEEKQQIQQAGNTIPVVLAPNTSVGVNLSLKVLQLVAQVMGEEADIEIIEAHHRHKVDAPSGTALRMGKAVADALGRDLSKCAVYGREGITGERDPQTIGFATVRAGDIVGEHTVMFATEGERLEISHKASSRQTFAKGALRAAKWLQQQPAGFYDMQDVLALN encoded by the coding sequence ATGACCCGAGTGGGGATAGTAGGTGTCTCTGGCCGGATGGGCAAAGCTCTGGTGGAGGCTTGCCAAAATGATCAACAAGTTGAACTTGGTCTGGCTGTACAAAGAGCGGGTAGTAGTTTAATTGGCGTTGATGTGGGGGAGCTGGCTGGTGTTGGTAAAGCTGGTCTGGTAGTGGTTGATAGTCTTGTTGAGCAAATTGATCAGGTGGATGTAGTGATTGACTTTACTCGCCCTGATTTTACCTTAGCTAATCTGGAGGCTTGTAAAGCCCACAATAAGCCAATTGTAATAGGCACCACTGGTTTTTCTGAAGAAGAAAAACAGCAGATTCAGCAGGCAGGTAATACTATTCCTGTGGTATTGGCTCCTAATACTAGTGTTGGCGTAAATTTGAGTTTGAAGGTGCTGCAACTGGTGGCTCAGGTCATGGGTGAAGAAGCTGATATTGAAATTATCGAGGCCCACCACCGCCATAAAGTCGATGCTCCCTCTGGAACAGCTTTAAGAATGGGGAAAGCTGTCGCTGATGCTTTAGGTAGAGATTTATCCAAATGTGCTGTGTATGGTCGTGAAGGCATTACGGGGGAGCGTGATCCGCAAACAATTGGTTTTGCTACTGTGCGTGCAGGTGATATCGTGGGTGAGCATACAGTAATGTTTGCAACTGAGGGTGAAAGGCTGGAAATTAGCCATAAAGCGAGTAGCCGCCAAACATTTGCTAAAGGTGCTTTGAGAGCTGCGAAATGGCTTCAGCAGCAACCAGCCGGCTTTTATGATATGCAAGACGTTTTAGCGTTAAATTGA
- the carA gene encoding glutamine-hydrolyzing carbamoyl-phosphate synthase small subunit, which produces MAKAAILALEDGSIFRGVAIGAEGYASGEVVFNTAMTGYQEILTDPSYARQLVTLTYPHIGNTGTNQQDEESTQVWADGLIIRDLPLLASNWRNEQSLSDYLVKRNIVAIAEIDTRRLTRLLREKGTQNGCIIAGDELDEDKAIALAKDFPGLKGMDLAKEVTTKERYNWIEGAWELTTNAHVNHDAQPYHVVAYDFGVKRNILRMLADRGCRLTVVPATTSAEDVLAMSPDGVFLSNGPGDPEPCDYAIKAIQSILQTDIPVFGICLGHQLLALAVGAETEKMKFGHHGANHPVQDLTTKKVMITSQNHGFAVKESSLPDNVEATHKSLFDGSLQGIHLTDKPAFSFQGHPEASPGPHDVAPLFDHFIELIKAGR; this is translated from the coding sequence TTGGCTAAGGCAGCAATTTTAGCTCTCGAAGACGGTAGTATTTTTCGAGGGGTTGCCATTGGCGCTGAAGGTTATGCCAGTGGTGAAGTTGTTTTTAATACTGCAATGACGGGCTATCAAGAAATTCTCACTGATCCCTCCTATGCCCGCCAGCTTGTCACTCTTACTTATCCTCATATTGGCAACACTGGTACTAATCAGCAAGATGAAGAATCCACTCAGGTTTGGGCGGATGGCTTGATTATTCGTGATTTACCGTTGTTAGCCAGTAATTGGCGAAATGAGCAGTCGCTTTCAGATTACCTGGTTAAGCGTAATATTGTCGCAATTGCAGAAATTGATACCCGCCGACTAACTCGTTTATTAAGAGAAAAAGGTACACAAAATGGCTGCATCATCGCAGGTGATGAGTTAGATGAAGATAAAGCAATTGCTTTGGCAAAAGACTTTCCTGGCCTAAAAGGAATGGATTTAGCTAAAGAAGTGACCACTAAGGAGCGCTATAACTGGATCGAGGGAGCTTGGGAGCTAACTACCAATGCCCATGTTAATCACGATGCTCAGCCTTATCACGTAGTGGCTTATGACTTTGGTGTTAAGCGGAATATTTTGCGAATGTTGGCTGATCGTGGCTGCCGCCTAACGGTTGTGCCGGCAACCACTTCTGCTGAAGATGTTTTAGCGATGAGTCCTGATGGTGTGTTCTTATCCAATGGCCCAGGTGATCCAGAGCCTTGTGACTATGCAATAAAAGCCATTCAGTCGATTTTGCAGACAGATATTCCGGTGTTTGGTATTTGTCTTGGTCATCAACTGTTAGCACTGGCAGTTGGTGCTGAAACTGAAAAAATGAAGTTTGGTCATCATGGGGCAAACCACCCAGTTCAAGATCTAACGACGAAAAAAGTAATGATTACCAGCCAAAACCATGGGTTTGCGGTAAAAGAAAGCTCTCTTCCTGACAATGTAGAAGCAACTCATAAGTCATTATTTGATGGCTCACTGCAGGGTATCCACCTAACAGATAAGCCTGCATTTAGTTTCCAGGGACACCCAGAAGCAAGCCCAGGCCCCCATGATGTAGCGCCACTATTTGATCACTTTATAGAGTTGATTAAAGCCGGGCGTTAA
- the carB gene encoding carbamoyl-phosphate synthase large subunit yields MPKRTDIKSILILGAGPIVIGQACEFDYSGAQACKALREEGYRVILVNSNPATIMTDPVMADATYIEPIRWETVAKIIEKEKPDALLPTMGGQTALNCALDLHRHGILEQFKVELIGANHDAIDKAEDRHRFDEAMKAIGLETPKAGIAHSMEEAYKVQVEVGFPCIIRPSFTMGGTGGGIAYNREEFEEICQRGLDLSPTNELLIDESLIGWKEYEMEVVRDKNDNCIIVCSIENFDPMGVHTGDSITVAPSQTLTDKEYQLMRNASVDVLREIGVETGGSNVQFGLNPDNGRMVVIEMNPRVSRSSALASKATGFPIAKVAAKLAVGYTLDELKNDITGGTTPASFEPAIDYVVTKIPRFAFEKFPQADARLTTQMKSVGEVMAIGRNFQESVQKALRGLEIGVDGFDPMLDLDAEDALQTLKSELITPKAERIWYVADAFRAGLTVDDVFALTKIDRWFLVQIEDLVKVEGDVAKLGLHEIDEKLTFQLKRKGFSDARLAHLLGISEKSFREHRQKFGVRPVYKRVDTCAAEFASSTAYMYSTYDEECEAAPTAKPKIMVLGGGPNRIGQGIEFDYCCVHAALALKEDGYETIMVNCNPETVSTDYDTSDRLYFESVTLEDVLEIVEVERPQGVIVHYGGQTPLKLARGLEAAGVPIIGTTPEAIDRAEDRERFQQMIERLGLKQPDNGTARSAEEAIAIAMDIGYPLVVRPSYVLGGRAMEIVSNEEELQKYMREAVQVSNDSPVLLDFFLNRAIEVDVDAVCDGETVVIGAIMQHIEQAGVHSGDSACSLPPYSLSKDFQDQIREQVKRMALELGVVGLMNVQLAIQDDEIYVIEVNPRASRTVPFVSKCIGRSLAKVAALVMAGKSLAEVGFTEEVIPPYFCVKESVFPFNKFPGVDPILGPEMKSTGEVMGVGDSFAEAFAKGHLAAHAMLPIEGKVIISVRDEDKPRAVDVAKVLIAQGFSVYATVGTAKALESAGLTIQRVNKVTEGRPHLVDMIKNDEISLVINTTEGRQAIADSYMIRRSALQHKVPYSTTLAGAEAVAQAIQFGPERTVRRLQDLHKGVMNE; encoded by the coding sequence ATGCCAAAGCGGACTGACATCAAAAGTATTCTGATTTTAGGAGCTGGACCGATTGTTATTGGTCAAGCTTGTGAGTTTGACTATTCAGGGGCTCAGGCCTGTAAGGCGCTACGGGAGGAAGGCTACCGAGTTATCTTGGTTAACTCCAACCCTGCGACTATTATGACTGATCCAGTGATGGCGGATGCTACCTATATTGAGCCAATCCGCTGGGAAACAGTCGCTAAAATCATTGAAAAAGAAAAGCCAGATGCACTGTTACCAACGATGGGAGGTCAGACAGCCCTTAACTGTGCGTTGGATTTACACCGTCATGGCATCTTGGAACAGTTCAAAGTAGAGCTTATTGGTGCTAATCATGATGCTATCGATAAAGCTGAAGATCGTCACCGCTTTGATGAGGCAATGAAAGCCATTGGCTTGGAAACGCCCAAAGCTGGCATTGCTCATAGTATGGAAGAAGCCTATAAAGTGCAGGTTGAAGTTGGTTTCCCTTGTATTATCCGCCCGTCTTTCACAATGGGTGGGACGGGGGGGGGTATTGCCTACAACCGTGAAGAGTTTGAAGAGATTTGTCAGCGTGGTTTGGATTTATCACCAACCAATGAGCTGTTGATTGATGAATCGTTAATTGGTTGGAAAGAGTACGAAATGGAAGTTGTTCGGGATAAAAACGACAACTGCATTATTGTTTGCTCGATTGAAAACTTTGATCCAATGGGAGTCCACACAGGTGATTCCATTACTGTAGCACCATCACAGACCCTGACTGATAAAGAGTATCAATTGATGAGAAATGCATCAGTTGATGTGCTTCGTGAGATTGGGGTGGAAACCGGTGGTTCTAACGTCCAATTTGGCCTTAACCCAGATAATGGTCGGATGGTTGTCATTGAGATGAATCCAAGGGTTTCTCGCTCATCCGCACTGGCATCAAAAGCAACAGGTTTTCCTATTGCTAAAGTGGCGGCTAAATTAGCGGTTGGCTATACCCTGGATGAGTTGAAAAATGACATTACTGGTGGTACTACGCCAGCTTCTTTTGAGCCTGCTATTGATTATGTGGTAACTAAAATCCCACGGTTTGCGTTCGAAAAATTCCCTCAAGCTGATGCTCGCTTAACCACCCAAATGAAATCGGTGGGAGAGGTGATGGCAATTGGCCGTAACTTCCAGGAGTCGGTACAAAAAGCATTGCGAGGTTTGGAGATTGGTGTTGATGGGTTTGATCCCATGCTGGATTTGGATGCTGAAGATGCTTTGCAAACGCTGAAGTCTGAATTGATTACCCCGAAAGCAGAAAGAATCTGGTATGTGGCTGATGCCTTCCGCGCTGGCTTAACAGTTGATGATGTGTTTGCACTGACCAAAATTGATCGCTGGTTTTTAGTGCAAATTGAAGACTTAGTTAAGGTTGAGGGAGATGTTGCCAAGCTAGGCCTGCATGAGATTGATGAAAAACTGACTTTTCAGCTGAAGCGCAAAGGCTTTTCTGATGCGCGTCTAGCTCATTTATTAGGTATTAGTGAAAAAAGCTTCCGAGAGCATCGCCAGAAGTTTGGAGTGAGACCTGTTTATAAACGGGTAGATACTTGTGCAGCTGAGTTTGCTTCTTCTACTGCCTATATGTATTCAACCTATGATGAAGAGTGTGAGGCAGCCCCAACAGCAAAACCTAAAATCATGGTGTTGGGTGGAGGGCCAAACCGAATAGGCCAAGGGATTGAATTTGATTACTGCTGTGTTCATGCGGCGCTAGCACTAAAAGAAGATGGCTATGAAACCATCATGGTCAACTGTAATCCTGAGACAGTTTCAACTGATTATGATACCTCTGATCGACTTTACTTTGAGTCTGTCACTTTAGAGGATGTGTTAGAAATTGTTGAAGTAGAGCGCCCACAAGGGGTTATCGTGCATTATGGTGGACAGACTCCCTTAAAATTGGCTAGAGGGCTTGAGGCCGCTGGTGTGCCTATTATTGGTACCACTCCTGAGGCAATTGATCGTGCAGAAGATCGTGAGCGATTCCAGCAAATGATTGAGCGTTTAGGGCTTAAACAGCCTGATAATGGCACGGCAAGAAGTGCTGAAGAAGCTATTGCCATCGCAATGGATATTGGTTATCCCTTGGTGGTTCGTCCTTCATATGTGCTAGGTGGGCGAGCGATGGAGATCGTCAGTAATGAAGAAGAGCTGCAAAAATATATGCGTGAAGCAGTTCAGGTTTCTAATGATAGCCCAGTTTTACTAGACTTTTTCTTGAACCGTGCAATTGAGGTAGATGTTGATGCGGTTTGCGATGGTGAAACCGTTGTTATTGGTGCTATTATGCAACACATTGAGCAGGCTGGGGTGCACTCCGGTGACTCTGCTTGTTCCCTGCCTCCTTATAGTCTCAGTAAAGATTTTCAAGATCAGATTCGTGAGCAAGTGAAGCGAATGGCTCTTGAGCTTGGGGTTGTTGGGTTAATGAATGTTCAGCTGGCAATCCAGGATGACGAAATTTACGTCATTGAGGTGAATCCAAGGGCTTCACGAACGGTACCGTTTGTTTCAAAATGTATCGGCCGCTCGTTAGCAAAAGTGGCTGCATTGGTAATGGCTGGTAAGTCGTTAGCAGAAGTTGGCTTCACTGAGGAAGTAATTCCTCCTTATTTCTGTGTAAAAGAATCGGTTTTCCCGTTTAATAAGTTTCCGGGGGTGGATCCGATTCTGGGGCCTGAAATGAAGTCAACGGGTGAAGTAATGGGCGTTGGTGATAGCTTTGCTGAAGCATTTGCTAAGGGGCACTTAGCTGCACATGCAATGCTGCCAATTGAAGGCAAGGTTATAATCAGTGTTAGAGATGAAGACAAACCTCGAGCTGTTGATGTAGCTAAAGTACTTATTGCTCAGGGCTTCAGTGTTTATGCAACAGTAGGTACAGCCAAGGCATTAGAGTCGGCAGGTTTAACAATTCAGCGAGTAAATAAAGTCACTGAAGGCCGCCCGCATTTAGTTGATATGATTAAAAATGACGAAATCTCTTTGGTAATTAATACTACCGAAGGGCGTCAAGCTATTGCTGATTCTTATATGATCAGGCGGTCAGCACTACAGCATAAAGTGCCTTACTCGACCACATTAGCAGGAGCCGAGGCAGTTGCTCAGGCGATTCAGTTTGGTCCTGAGCGAACAGTGCGTCGGCTACAGGATTTGCACAAAGGTGTTATGAATGAATAG
- the greA gene encoding transcription elongation factor GreA translates to MNRVPMTVQGERALRDELERLKGVERPRIIQAIADAREHGDLKENAEYHAAREQQSFAEGRISEIEAKLSSAQVIDVTKIAKTGKVFFGTTVALINLDSNEEVEYQIVGEDEADIKNNKISVSSPIARALIGKEENDVVLVKTPSGDTEYEIAEVKHL, encoded by the coding sequence ATGAATAGGGTTCCAATGACTGTCCAGGGCGAACGTGCCTTAAGGGATGAGTTAGAACGACTGAAAGGGGTAGAGCGTCCTCGGATTATTCAGGCGATTGCCGATGCTCGTGAACATGGTGATCTCAAAGAAAATGCTGAGTATCATGCAGCCAGGGAGCAACAAAGTTTTGCTGAAGGGCGAATCAGTGAAATTGAGGCAAAGCTTTCTAGTGCTCAGGTGATTGATGTCACCAAGATTGCAAAGACTGGTAAAGTATTTTTTGGTACAACAGTTGCTCTCATTAATCTTGACTCTAATGAGGAAGTGGAATACCAGATAGTGGGTGAAGATGAAGCTGATATTAAAAATAATAAGATATCGGTTAGTTCGCCTATAGCAAGAGCTCTGATTGGCAAAGAAGAGAATGATGTTGTCTTGGTTAAGACTCCATCCGGTGACACTGAATATGAAATTGCTGAGGTAAAACACCTCTAA
- the yhbY gene encoding ribosome assembly RNA-binding protein YhbY, with protein MALTAAQKKRFRTIGHNLKPVVIIASNGLSAGVLDETTRALADHELIKVKFAVGDREAKKALINELCNEVNAEQVQTIGNIALIYKPAKEPNPALSNLLRG; from the coding sequence ATGGCATTAACCGCTGCCCAAAAAAAGCGTTTTCGCACCATTGGCCACAACCTTAAACCAGTGGTTATCATTGCTAGCAATGGCTTATCTGCTGGAGTATTGGATGAAACCACTCGAGCACTAGCTGATCATGAGCTAATCAAAGTAAAATTTGCGGTGGGCGATCGTGAAGCTAAAAAGGCATTAATTAATGAGCTTTGCAATGAGGTCAATGCTGAGCAGGTTCAAACCATTGGTAATATTGCTCTAATTTACAAGCCGGCCAAAGAACCTAACCCTGCTTTATCCAACTTATTACGCGGCTAA
- the rlmE gene encoding 23S rRNA (uridine(2552)-2'-O)-methyltransferase RlmE → MGRSKSSNRWLQEHFSDQFVKQSQKDGYRSRASYKLLEIQQKDRLFKPGMAVVDLGAAPGGWTQVAAELVGDSGKVVASDILPMDPIADVSFVQGDFTEETVLEDILAAIGAEKVDLVISDMAPNMSGMKAVDQPKAMYLAELALDLSLQVLKPKGDFLTKVFQGEGFDQYFKAMREAFASVVTRKPLASRSRSREVYLLGKGFKG, encoded by the coding sequence ATGGGGCGGTCAAAGAGCAGTAATCGTTGGCTTCAGGAACATTTTTCTGATCAGTTTGTTAAACAGTCGCAAAAGGATGGTTATCGTTCGAGGGCGAGCTATAAGTTACTGGAAATTCAGCAGAAAGATCGCTTGTTCAAACCGGGTATGGCAGTGGTGGATTTAGGGGCTGCCCCTGGTGGTTGGACTCAGGTGGCAGCAGAGTTAGTTGGTGATAGTGGCAAAGTAGTTGCTTCTGATATTTTGCCTATGGATCCAATTGCTGATGTCAGCTTTGTTCAGGGTGACTTTACCGAAGAGACAGTTTTGGAAGATATCCTTGCGGCAATTGGTGCTGAGAAAGTTGACCTTGTAATTTCTGATATGGCCCCCAATATGAGTGGTATGAAAGCAGTTGATCAGCCGAAAGCCATGTATTTGGCTGAACTAGCGCTGGATCTGTCATTACAAGTACTGAAGCCAAAGGGTGACTTTTTAACAAAAGTATTCCAAGGTGAAGGTTTTGACCAATATTTTAAGGCAATGCGAGAAGCCTTTGCTTCCGTGGTTACTCGAAAGCCACTGGCATCAAGATCTCGCTCACGTGAAGTTTATCTGCTTGGAAAGGGGTTTAAAGGTTAA